The nucleotide window GGGAGAGATCCCCGGAACGAGAGAGATTTTCGTCGACGAGGAAGCGATGCAGTTGCCATAGCAATGCAGGCAGTCGTGCAGTACTGGATGATGGCCCGGTTCAGTTACGGAGTGAATGTGGGTTCTCCAGGTGATCTACGGCTCATTTAGCAGAGGGTCCGTGCGAGTATGGGGTCTGAGAATCGGAATACGCAGACGGTGAACTGCCCGAGGGAGACGGGTAGATTTGAGACTGGCGCCGCCGACGGTGGGGAGGCCTATTCCTCGCCCGCCCGGTTGGATGGAGGCCGTGTCATGGACAGCAGCGAGGAACGACGGGTCATATCCCGCTTCAACGCTTCGCTCATCGTAGCTGTTCCCGGTTTGGTTCTGCTGGGGGTGGGCTTCCTCCTCCTCCACACCGCACCCGTGCCCGGCCAGATAATCGGACAGGAGCGCGTAATCCAGCGCTTTTGCGGGCTCGTTGCAACGACCACCGGTACCGCCGCCCTGGCGGCCTCCGTGTTGCTCGTAACCTCCACCATGGTGCGCTCCCGTGGAAAACAATCCCGGCTGGCCGTCTACATGCTCGGTCTTGCCGTGCTTGCGGCGCTCGTCGCCCTCACCTGAGCTCAGCCCGGAGTCTGGTCCTGTCGCGGGGTTCGGGCTTGCTTTCGGAAGGGTGATGTGATGATTGCCCGAAGCGACTGCCACTCCCCCTTCTCCTGACCATCGTCCAGCCCGAGCTGGATCGTGCCGGGGTCGTCCCGCAGGCGAAATGTGCCAAAGAGCCGATCCCAGATGGAAAGCACGCTCGAAAAATTGGAATCGGTCTCCGGCTGCCAGTTCGAGTGATGGACCCAGTGCATCCACGGCGTGGTGATGACACAGCGCAGCGCCCGATCCAGACCCGAGGGGATTCGGATATTGCTGTGGTGGAAGAGAATCACCGGCAGCAAGATCGCTTCGTAGAGCAGAAGCTGGGGCATCGTCAGACCAATCAACGGCAACACCATCAGCCGCGCCGTGGACGAAATCACAATCTCGCCCGTGTGAAAGCGCACCGCCGAGGTCACATCCATCGCCCGATCGGAATGGTGCACCGCGTGGAAACGCCACAAAAATTTCACCCGATGGCTCAGCCGGTGCCAGGTGTACATCCACCCGTCGAATAGCACCAGCCCCAGCGGCCATTCCACCCAGGCGGGCAGCGCCAGCCAATGGAGAAGGCCAAAGGGCTGCAGGCGTGCCCACTCCGTCACGAACAGCATGGAGGCACCGAAGATCAGCGCCGCAAGCACCGCGTTGGCCACGCCAAGCACAAGGTTGACCGCGCCATGGCGCACACGCCCCGTTCGCCCGGCAAACATGGGCACGGTGGATTCGGCGGTCCAGAGGAGTACCAGCATGACGGCCGCCGCGGCGGGCTTCGCATCGGCGAGCCAGGTGCTATCCTGAAGTTCGCCCATCATTGAAGTTCAATCATGCGACGGCTCATTCCGAAACCTCCACACGCAAGGTGACCAGGAAGGCACCCGCCTTCACGAGCTCCCGCGACTCACCCGGTTTGATTCGCGTGCTGGCCTCGAACTCGATGGACGACTCAACCTTCAACTCGCTTTCGCTGTCACCGGATTCGTCCTCGGTGCTTTTTGATTCCCGGATGGATCCCGTGCAGGTGACCAGCACCGTGCCGGTCGCATCATCAATCGAGACCGTCCCTTCAATTTTCGAACGGCTTTCGATGGCCAATTCGGATGAGGCCTTATCCCCGCTGTTCTCTGTCGACTCCTCGGCCTCTTCAACACCGTCCTGCGACTCCTTGCTCTGCTCCGTCTCGATCTGGAAGGCCGAGGTCGCGGTGGAAATTGTCACGTTCTTTCCGGCGCCCGCCATCTCAAAATTCAGGGT belongs to Candidatus Hydrogenedentota bacterium and includes:
- a CDS encoding sterol desaturase family protein, which codes for MLVLLWTAESTVPMFAGRTGRVRHGAVNLVLGVANAVLAALIFGASMLFVTEWARLQPFGLLHWLALPAWVEWPLGLVLFDGWMYTWHRLSHRVKFLWRFHAVHHSDRAMDVTSAVRFHTGEIVISSTARLMVLPLIGLTMPQLLLYEAILLPVILFHHSNIRIPSGLDRALRCVITTPWMHWVHHSNWQPETDSNFSSVLSIWDRLFGTFRLRDDPGTIQLGLDDGQEKGEWQSLRAIITSPFRKQARTPRQDQTPG